Below is a window of Cytophaga hutchinsonii ATCC 33406 DNA.
GGAAGTTTAAAACGTTCCTCGCTCCAGTGATTGATATACTGTATAATTTCATCTACGTTTTTACAGACTTTGTACGAATCCGATACTCTGAATCCCCATTCTTTTAATTGTGCCAGCGCAGCAGCATGCGTTGGCTGTTTATTCGAATCCTGCAGGAGTGAATAGATAAAACAATCCAGTGCCCGTTTGGCAACAATACCCGAATCCTGCATTTTAACCGTACCGCTTGCTGCATTGCGCGGATTGGCCAATGCCGCTTCTCCAATGTCTTCACGTTCCTGATTGATACGTTCAAACATTTCATACGGCAGATATACTTCGCCCCGTACTTCAAATTCTTCCGGAAACGTTGCCGATTGAATTTTTAACGGAATACTTTTAATGGTTTTAATGTTATTGGTAACATCGTCGCCGCGCACACCATCCCCGCGGGTAACGGCCTGCGCAATCATACCGTTCTTATAGGTGATGCTTATGGCAACCCCATCAAATTTCATTTCACACACATATTCTACTGCATGGCCAACAGCTTTTTGTACACGCTCATCAAACTCCCGGATCTCCTCTTCCGAATAGGTGTTGGAAAGTGAAAGCATCGGGTATTTATGACTGATGGAAGCAAATTCTTTGGTAACGGTTCCGCCGACACGCTGCGAAGGGGAATCAGCTTTCAGATACAGCGGAAATTGCTTTTCAAGTTCAATTAATTCCTGTAATAATGTGTCGAATTCAAAATCTGAAATTTCTGTCGTGTCTTTCTGATAATATAGATTGTTGTGGTAATGAAGGACTTTGTTTAATTCTTCAATACGTGCCAATGCCTGCGCGTCATTCATGATAAAATAATTTTCATCAATTTACTTATTTTATATCAAACCAAACAATTGAAATTGTGTAGATTTGTACATAGAAATTATATTTAGTTGTAAACAGTTGATGAAAAAAGCCAAAATAATATTGCTTACATGTTGTATCTATTTTTTTGTTTACACCTTTCAGATCGTACTTGTATTTAAATTTGTCAATCCGGTTGTAACACCTTTAATGATCGTACGTGTAGCAGAAGGTGTTTTCTCAAAAGAGTATGTGGGTATCCGTAAAACATGGAAACCGATAAAAGAAATTTCTCCCAACATGGTTTGCGCAGTTATTGCTTCAGAAGACCATCATTTTCTCGAACACAATGGTTTTGACTGGGAAGCTATCCGGGCTGCCCGAGCATATAATGAACGCCATAAAAATGGCATTAAACGCGGCGCATCCACCATCAGTCAGCAAACAGCTAAAAACGTATTTTTATTTCCTTCCAGATCATGGATCCGTAAAGGATTTGAAGCATATTTTACTTTTCTGATAGAATTATTATGGTCGAAAGAACGGATCATGGAAATGTATCTGAATGAAATTGAAATGGGTAAGGGAATCTATGGTATTGAAGCCGCTGCGCAAAAATATTACCACATACCGGCTAAAAAATTATCACAGCAGCAAGCCGCTTCTATTGCCGCAATCCTGCCGCTTCCATTAAAAAGAAATCCGTTAAAGCCCGGCAAAAATACTGCATCCCGCGTGCTCTGGATCCGAAGCCAGATGTCATCTGTAGAAAAACCTACATGGATCTTAAAATCAAAGTAAACCTTTATTAAAGTGCGCTAACACATTTCCGGAACGTAACAGTTCTTCAACTTTTCGGGGAATCACATTTTTCTTTTCGAATCCAAAGCCGGTAAGCGCCATGCTTACATAATAAATGATCTGATAAAACGCTTCATTCTCTTCGCCGTTAAGGGCCGCAAGTCCTAATGCGGCCGTTGTTTCAGCATCGGTTGTTTTTGCGGGTAATTGATTGTGTGTTTCTGGAAGAAAGTCTGATGGGGAAATCTGCTGATCCAGAATGGTATTATTGGTAACAGTAACCTGAATCGTTTCTCTGTTTAGCGGCGGGCAGGAAGAACCTTCCATTCCTTTGATAACAAGCGCTGCCGCTATTTTCTGCTGTGCCTTTAATTGTTCTGCAACCTCGGTGCGGTAATGCGCATGCGTGAAGCCCGTTAGTAAATGGTTGCCGTTTATGGCCTGAACAGGCTGCATCATTTTTTCAAACGTTGCTAAAAAAGGACGTTTAACCATTTCTTTGCGCACTGTTTTTAACCGGTACAATGCAGGCGTAAAATCTGCCTGCCCCACATACGCCCAGCCAATTTCAGGGTCATGAAGTTTATCTGTTGCGTTGATTGGATTCTTATATTGGTATCCGCATGCTTTTAAAACACTATTGCTTGATACGCCAAACTTTGGAGCAACTTCATCGGTGCCGTGTACCAGGCACGGATAACCGCAGGCAGCGATCGCGGCAGCAAAAAACGGTGCCAGATTATGATGGCGCGTAAACCCGTCGTAATTATCGCAGATGTCAATCAATACAGGCACATTTGTTTGTACACGCGTAGTTGCATGCCAAAGTACATCAAAGAAGGCTTTATTCTCATCAAAGCTTTCACGTTTCAAACGCTGTGCTTCAAGGAAAGCACCTTTTTGAAAGTCCGGAACAGACGGGTCTTTTAATAACAATGTCATAGCGTTGAAAGCCTCGTCATAGCTAAGGTCCATACCGCTGAGGGTTTTACAAAGGTATTTTTCCATGGGTGTCTGAGCCTCTGTATGTGTTACCATGAAATGCAGCGCAGCGGGCAATTGATCTGCATACGTAGGTAAAAAATGCTTCAGCCAGGTAGCTTCGGCTTCAGAAGGAGGAAGCATCAGTAAAGCCGTTAATAAGGTTGCACGGGTAGTAAGGCTATAGCTATTGTCTGTAAATAAAACCTGTACTTCTGCAAGTTCATCTGCTTTAAGGCTTTTACTTCCTTCCGGACCGATTCCTTTTTTCTTTAAAAGCTCTTCTAAACGATTTAATACTGCAGCCATGGTACTTATTTTTATTTGCTGTAAAAATACGTATTTTTACCTAAATACAAATCATGATTCAGCGTAATACAAAAGATATAGAGGTACAGGAACGTTCTTCAGGAAGGTTGACAAAGCTTTATATCGGTGCCTTATCGGCCGTTGCGCTACTTACCTTTATCGGTCAGTTTCTGATTCAGCAGTCGATACAAAATCAGTTGAGTGATTCGTATGTGGTTAATATGGCTGGGCGTCAGCGCTATTCAAGTCAGGAGATTTGTAAAATGTGTTTGCTGATCCGTGATGATCTGCCACACAAACAATATTCCGATATGGGTAAAGAACTTACAACTCTTCTAACGGGCTGGAAAGAGCGGCAGTTAGGTTTGTTGCATGGAGATACCGCATTAAAGCTGCCCTCTACGGAAAGTCTAGCCATACAGAAAATGTTCAAACAAACAGAACCGTATTTCAGTCAGGTTTATGAGAATGCAAGTATCATAGCCAATGAATCGCAAAACGTGCGTAAAGATTCTCTGGTTGTAGAAACGGCATTGAAAAAAGTAATCGATTCAGAAAAAAAATTTTTGAATCACATGAATGAAATTGTCTATCAATATGATGCTGAGGCGCGGGCAAAAGTATTGTTCTTAAAAAACATTGAATTCATACTTTTTGTTGTAACCATATTGATTCTGATTGCGGAAGGTCTGTTTATTTTCAAACCTGTATCCAGAAAAATTAAAGAGACAATCTCTGAGCTGATTGATGCGGAATCTAAATCAACTGCATTAACACATAAGATCAAGATTGCAAACAATTCGCTGAGTAAGTCTTTAAAAGATATAAAAGGAATTAATTATGCGCTTGAGTTGGCAACCATTATGATCCGGACAGATCGCTATGGTGTCATTACCTATGCAAACGAGAAATTTTGTGAGATATTGAAATATGATAAAGAGGAATTGATCGGTCAGCGTTTTGATATCTTAAACAGTCATTATCACGCGCAGCGTTTTTTTGATATCATGTGGGAAACCATATCTACAGGCAATGTATGGAACGATGAGATACGCAACAAAGCAAAAGACGGAAGTTATGTCTGGCTGGACACTACCATCATTCCGGTACTGAATGATGAGCATGTACCCAATCAATATATAGCGATCTATACCGATCTATCGGAAAAATTCAGACAAAGTGTAACAGAACATAAAATCCGTACAACGTCTGTTTTAGAAGGGCAGGAGCATGAGCGCAGAAAGATTGCGCGGGAACTGCATGATGGTTTAGGACAAATGCTGACTGCCTTGAAGTTTAATATACAAGGCATGAAAACACCTTCCACAAAAAAAGAACAGGCGCACGTTGAGGGTATTAAACAGCTCATTCAGGAAACCATACTTGAAGTTAGGAGAATATCGTTTGATCTGATGCCAAGTGTATTAAATGATTTTGGATTAGCTGCAGCATTGCAGCATTTAAGTGAACGTTTCACCATTTCCGGAACAAAGCAGATAAGCATTGAATATGTAGGGGTAAAGGATATCGGACGGTTCGGTAAGAATGTTGAAATCAATACATACCGCATTGTACAGGAAGCATTAAACAATGCGATCAAATATGCGGAAGCAACTAAAATAACCCTGGATCTGCAATTCGATTCGAACCGGATTCAGTTTTCAATACAGGATAATGGTAAAGGTTTTACACCGCATGATAAAAAGAAAGCAGATGGCAGCGGACGGGGAATGACCAATATCAGAGAAAGAGTTAGTTTATTAAATGGAAATCTTATATTTAATAGTATAATTGAGGAAGGGACTACCATAACCGTAGAAATTCCTGCCGTAATCGTTTAGTGTATGAAGAAAATTAATATTTTACTGGTAGATGATCATACCATTGTTCGCGATGGAATTAAAGCAACATTAAAAGATCAGAAAAATTTTCATATCGTTGGTGAAGCCGCAAATGGATTAGATGGCATTGAAGCGGTTAAACAACTAAAACCGGATGTTGTGATCATGGATATCACCATGCCGGAGATGAGCGGTATTGAGGCAGCAGATGTAATCTCTAAAAAATATCCGGATTCTAAAGTGTTGATTTTATCTATGCATGATAACGAAACATATATTTTAAAATCTGTTGAAGCAGGTGCATACGGATATTTATTAAAAGACGTTGATAAGGACGAATTTATAAAAGCCATTACAGCTGTTTACAACGGAGATAAATATTTTAACACCGCTATTTCGAGTGTACTGGTATCCGGCTATCTGAGTAAAGTAAAACAGACAGATTCAATTCAATCCGGGTATTCAAACGATGAATATGAATTGACCAAACGTGAAAAAGGCATTTTGAAAATGATCACCGATGGGAAAAATAACAGAGAAATTGCAGATGGTTTAGGCATCAGTATCCGTACGATTGAAACACACCGTGCTAATATTATGAAAAAGCTAAAAGTAAAAAATGCCGTTGAACTTGTGCGTATTGCAATTGATGAAAAAATAGTATAGTCTAACGCCTGCAACAGCGTTAGACTGTTTTTATATTAGTTGCTTGTGTGTGCAGAATATTTTTTGAAATAAGAATCTGTCCGTGCCTTGGCATTATTCCGGATCGAAAGATAAAATAAACTATAATCACATAAGTGGTAGCTTTTACCCAACCGGATATATCCCTTTTTGATTGGCTTTTGTACCCATAATATTCCATTGTTTATTTTTGCACCGCACAGAGCCTGGTCGATGCGGTTTAGTTTCAACGGTGCGCCGCCCGGGTTTAAGGAGGCCGGCACCAACGTTGTATCTGATTTCCAGCTCAGCGGGTTCGTACATGTTCCTCCGGAAAAATAGTCAGACGGTTTTAATCGGGTACCATATTTAAACGTGTTCCAGGAAACATACCCATTAACTTGTGTTTCTGTCTGGGCCTGTTTAATGCTTTTGAATGTTGTGTCAGACACGGGCATACCAATTAAATAAGCCGCTACTAATTGTTTCTGAATCTCTTTACCATCTATTTCTTCTTTTAATAAACGGATCAGGTGATTGGAGCCCTGGCTGTGACCTGCCAAAATAAAGGGTCTGCCGTTATTCCAATGTGCCATGTAATAATCAAATGCTCTTTTAACATCTGAGTAAGCAAGGTCTAATGCCAGCGGGCCGCTCTTTTTATTAAAAAAAGATTTGAGAATAGCTTGCCTGTATAAAGGCGCATATACTTTGCCAATGTTATTATACACGCTCGCCTGAGATTCGGTAATCGTACCAACCCGCCCGATGATACGCGGATTAGATATTTTGGCGTTCCACTTTGTGCCGATGATATACGCTGTCGGGTATACATAAAAAACATCAACCGCTGCACTGTCTTGCCGGTCAGGTGTAGGACAGCCCTGCGGAATGCAGTCGGCGGCATCAAATCTCCAGGGAAGTGCTACCCAGTTGTATTCATCCGAATAATCCGGTACCGCCGGATGTTTCGCGTGTGAAAAGGTACGGCTGGGTAAACAGCTCTGAAAACAGAAAATAAGTAAAATAAAAACAATATAAGGTAAATGCATGGGGCGATTCATGACAATTAAGGTACTTAAAATTCTGCTCAACCCACAGCAAAGGAGAATAAAAGCAGGTTTTAGTCTTTACATATTTTATTAATTATCTGAAAAACAGTGTTTCGTATTTTTTTTTGTCTGGATCTTAATCAATTCATTTAATTGATTTTGCTGGAGTTAATATTTACGTAAAAATAAATACGTATTAGTACGTATAATTACGTATTGTTTAATATATTTGTACGTAAGTAAGTATTCACTCTTTTTACTCCCTGCAACATGAACACACATAAGGCTACAACAATTAATCTGTTCAGTTTAAAGACACCTAACATGAAAGCATTCCACATGACCTGGATGGCCTTCTTTCTGTGTTTTTTCGGATGGTTTGGTATTGCTCCGTTAATGGTTATGGTTCGCGATGAATTACATTTAACGAAAGGAGAAATCGGAAACATCATGATCGCATCTGTTTCCATAACCATCTTTGCCCGTATTCTGATTGGCTATTTATGTGATCGTGTAGGACCACGGATCATGTATGCAGCGTTATTGATCCTGGGTGCATTTCCCGTAATGCTGATCGGACTTAGTAACGATTATACGTCGTTTCTATTGTTTCGCTTAACCATTGGTGTGATCGGTGCATCTTTTGTGGTTACGCAGTTTCATACTTCGGCTATGTTTGCACCTAATATTATAGGAACAGCAAATGCCGTTACAGCAGGCTGGGGCAATCTGGGCGGAGGAGTTACGCAGCTTGTAATGCCTTTGATCTTTGCAGGCTTTGTAGGATTGGGTTATTCAAACAGCGAATCATGGAGGCTGGCAATGGTGGTGCCGGGTATCGCCTTATTGATTATGGGTATCTTATATTTTTTATATACAACAGATACACCGGAAGGTAATCTCGCGGACCTGAAGAAGAAGGATCCGAATTTTACGCTAAAGAAAAAGCAGTCGCAGGTATCATTTGCTGAAATTTTTAAAGATTACAGGGTTTGGGTACTGGCGTTTTGTTACGGCGCCTGTTTTGGTATTGAAATTACAATTGATAATATCGCTGCTTTATATTTTAAAGATAAATTTAATTTGTCGCTTGAAGCTGCAGGGCTGATCGCTGCTTCGTTTGGGATGATGAACCTGTTTGCGCGTGCACTTGGCGGTATGTTAAGTGATAAAATAGGAAATACAAAAGGATTGAATGGCCGTGTATTGGTATTGGGTGCCTGTATTTTATTAGAAGGTATCGGTATTCTTATTTTCTCAAACATGGAAGTACTTGTGTTTTCCGTGATCTCCATGATCGGTTTTGCTTTGTTTGTAAAAATGTCTAACGGCGCCACCTATGCAGTTGTTCCTTTTGTGAATAAAAATGCGGTAGGCAGTGTTGCCGGTATTGTTGGTGCAGGCGGTAACATTGGTGCCGTGTTGATGGGCTTTTTATTTAAAAGCGAATCGCTTACGTATAACGATGCCTTTTCAATTATTGGTTATTGTGTATTAGGTATAGCTGTACTGGCTTTCACGATCCGTTTTGTAACAAGCACAGAAAAAAAACAGGTTGAGTTTACAGCTGTTGAAAGTTTAGCATAATGAAAATGCATTTTATTCGATTACCCCTTTTA
It encodes the following:
- the mtgA gene encoding monofunctional biosynthetic peptidoglycan transglycosylase: MKKAKIILLTCCIYFFVYTFQIVLVFKFVNPVVTPLMIVRVAEGVFSKEYVGIRKTWKPIKEISPNMVCAVIASEDHHFLEHNGFDWEAIRAARAYNERHKNGIKRGASTISQQTAKNVFLFPSRSWIRKGFEAYFTFLIELLWSKERIMEMYLNEIEMGKGIYGIEAAAQKYYHIPAKKLSQQQAASIAAILPLPLKRNPLKPGKNTASRVLWIRSQMSSVEKPTWILKSK
- a CDS encoding PAS domain-containing sensor histidine kinase — encoded protein: MIQRNTKDIEVQERSSGRLTKLYIGALSAVALLTFIGQFLIQQSIQNQLSDSYVVNMAGRQRYSSQEICKMCLLIRDDLPHKQYSDMGKELTTLLTGWKERQLGLLHGDTALKLPSTESLAIQKMFKQTEPYFSQVYENASIIANESQNVRKDSLVVETALKKVIDSEKKFLNHMNEIVYQYDAEARAKVLFLKNIEFILFVVTILILIAEGLFIFKPVSRKIKETISELIDAESKSTALTHKIKIANNSLSKSLKDIKGINYALELATIMIRTDRYGVITYANEKFCEILKYDKEELIGQRFDILNSHYHAQRFFDIMWETISTGNVWNDEIRNKAKDGSYVWLDTTIIPVLNDEHVPNQYIAIYTDLSEKFRQSVTEHKIRTTSVLEGQEHERRKIARELHDGLGQMLTALKFNIQGMKTPSTKKEQAHVEGIKQLIQETILEVRRISFDLMPSVLNDFGLAAALQHLSERFTISGTKQISIEYVGVKDIGRFGKNVEINTYRIVQEALNNAIKYAEATKITLDLQFDSNRIQFSIQDNGKGFTPHDKKKADGSGRGMTNIRERVSLLNGNLIFNSIIEEGTTITVEIPAVIV
- a CDS encoding response regulator; amino-acid sequence: MKKINILLVDDHTIVRDGIKATLKDQKNFHIVGEAANGLDGIEAVKQLKPDVVIMDITMPEMSGIEAADVISKKYPDSKVLILSMHDNETYILKSVEAGAYGYLLKDVDKDEFIKAITAVYNGDKYFNTAISSVLVSGYLSKVKQTDSIQSGYSNDEYELTKREKGILKMITDGKNNREIADGLGISIRTIETHRANIMKKLKVKNAVELVRIAIDEKIV
- a CDS encoding DUF3089 domain-containing protein, with the protein product MHLPYIVFILLIFCFQSCLPSRTFSHAKHPAVPDYSDEYNWVALPWRFDAADCIPQGCPTPDRQDSAAVDVFYVYPTAYIIGTKWNAKISNPRIIGRVGTITESQASVYNNIGKVYAPLYRQAILKSFFNKKSGPLALDLAYSDVKRAFDYYMAHWNNGRPFILAGHSQGSNHLIRLLKEEIDGKEIQKQLVAAYLIGMPVSDTTFKSIKQAQTETQVNGYVSWNTFKYGTRLKPSDYFSGGTCTNPLSWKSDTTLVPASLNPGGAPLKLNRIDQALCGAKINNGILWVQKPIKKGYIRLGKSYHLCDYSLFYLSIRNNAKARTDSYFKKYSAHTSN
- a CDS encoding NarK family nitrate/nitrite MFS transporter, whose product is MNTHKATTINLFSLKTPNMKAFHMTWMAFFLCFFGWFGIAPLMVMVRDELHLTKGEIGNIMIASVSITIFARILIGYLCDRVGPRIMYAALLILGAFPVMLIGLSNDYTSFLLFRLTIGVIGASFVVTQFHTSAMFAPNIIGTANAVTAGWGNLGGGVTQLVMPLIFAGFVGLGYSNSESWRLAMVVPGIALLIMGILYFLYTTDTPEGNLADLKKKDPNFTLKKKQSQVSFAEIFKDYRVWVLAFCYGACFGIEITIDNIAALYFKDKFNLSLEAAGLIAASFGMMNLFARALGGMLSDKIGNTKGLNGRVLVLGACILLEGIGILIFSNMEVLVFSVISMIGFALFVKMSNGATYAVVPFVNKNAVGSVAGIVGAGGNIGAVLMGFLFKSESLTYNDAFSIIGYCVLGIAVLAFTIRFVTSTEKKQVEFTAVESLA